The Planococcus halocryophilus nucleotide sequence AATGGCGGCAGCTAACAAAACGCTTGGTCGTTTCCAATTAGCTGATATTCCACCAGCACAACGTGGTGTTCCACAAATCGAAGTAAGCTTCGATATCGACAAAAACGGTATTGTAAGTGTTAAAGCGAAAGATCTTGGAACACAAAAAGAACAAACGATCACAATTCAATCGAACTCATCATTATCAGATGATGAAATCGAACGTATGATCAAAGAAGCTGAAGAAAACGCTGAAGCAGATGCGAAAGTGAAAGAAGAAGTAGAACTTCGCAACGAAGCCGATCAAGCTGTCTTCCAAACTGATAAAACGATCACTGATCTTGGTGAAGTGGTTACTGAAGAAGAGAAAAAACAAGCGGAAGATGCACGCGATGAATTAAAAGCGGCATTAGAGTCTGATAACACCGAAGATATCCGTGAGAAAAAAGATAAACTTCAAGAAATCTTACAAGGTCTTTCTATGAAAGCTTATGAGCAAGCAGCAGCTCAACAAGCTGGACAAGACGAAAATGCAACAGCTGATAACGACGATGTAGTTGATGCAGATTTCGAAGAAGTAAACGACGACAATAAGTAATATCTTGAAAAGTCAAAGCAAAGCAACATGCTTTGGCTTTTTCAATGTCTTTGCAACGAGGATTTAAACCGTGTACAATTACAATTGATTGCTAAGGGAGAGTGACTTATGAACAAGCGAGATTATTATGAAGTGCTGGGTGTATCCAAGTCTGCTTCCAAAGAAGAGATTAAAAAAGCATACCGGACTTTATCGAAAAAATTCCACCCAGATATTAATAAAGATGCAGATGCATCTGAGAAATTCCAAGAAGTAAAAGATGCCTATGAAGTATTAAGTGACGATCAAAAACGTGCACAATACGATCAATTTGGTCATCAAGATCCGAACCAAGGCTTTGGTGGCGGAGCAGAAGGGTTTGGTTTCGACGATATTTTCAGTACTTTCTTTGGTGGCGGTGCAAGACGTCGCGACCCGAACGCGCCGCGTAAAGGTGACGATTTACAGTATTCGATGACAATCGACTTTATGGATGCTGTATTTGGTAAAGAAGCTGAAGTTGAAATTCCTAAAGATGAAACATGTGACACGTGCGATGGCTCTGGGGCTAAACCAGGGACGAAGAAAAAAACATGTCCATATTGCGAAGGTTCGGGTCAAACCAATGTAACGCAGGACACACCTTTTGGTCGCATGGTCAATCGTCGTACTTGTCAACATTGTGAAGGTTCAGGGCAAATTATTGAAGAGAAATGTCCAACTTGCCGAGGCCAAGGAAGAGTCCGCAAAGTAAACAAAATTAAAGTTACGATTCCAGCAGGCGTTGACGATGGTCAGCAATTACGAGTGACAGGTCAAGGTGGACCAGGTATTAACGGAGGACCAGCAGGAGATTTATACGTTGTATTCCGCGTAAAACCACATAAGCAATTCCAACGTGAAGGCGATGACATTTATTTAGAAATATCGGTCACTTATCCGCAAGCCGCATTAGGTGATGAGATTGAAGTGCCAACAATTTCAGGGAAAGTGAAACTGAAAATTCCAGCTGGTACACAAAGTGGAGCACGTTTCCGCTTGAAGGGCAAAGGTGTTAAAAATGTCCACGGCTACGGAACAGGTGATCAACATATTATTGTTCGCATAAAAACACAAACAAAACTTAGTGAGAAACAAAAACAGCTATTACGTGAATTTGCTGAAATTAGCGGAGATATTCCGGAAGAACATAGCAGTTCTCTTTTTGCAAAAATCAAACGCACTATTAAAGGCGACTCATAATAGCTGAAATGATGGATGCTTTTTTATTCATCGGCGGCTAAAGCAATTCAATTTTACAGGCAGAAGACTCTTGCGACTTGCGAGAGTCTTACTGACTGTAAAAGTGGAAAAGGAGCTGGGCACTATTGAAATGGTCAGAACTGTCGATTCATACGACAAATGAAGCAATTGAAGCAGTTTCCAATATCATGCACGAAGCAGGCGCGAGCGGTGTTGTCATTGAAGACTCAGAAGATTTAACAAAAGAACGAGAAGATCGCTTTGGTGAAATTTATTCGTTAGATCCTGAAGATTTTCCAGTAGATGGCGTTATTTTAAAAGCATATCTTCCTGTTAATAGCTTTTTAGGGGAAACTGTAGAGGCGATTAAACTGGCGATTAATAACTTAGTGACATTTGACATTAACTTGGGCAAAAACGAAGTAACCATTAGCGAAGTAAATGAAGAAGAATGGGCTACAGCGTGGAAAAAATATTATCACCCTGTGAAAATATCTAAACGCTTTACAATTGTTCCAACATGGGAAACGTATAACCCGGTTTCAAGCGACGAGTTAATCATTGAATTGGATCCTGGAATGGCTTTTGGTACAGGAACTCACCCAACAACTGTGATGAGCCTTCAAGCATTAGAGAAAATGGTCAAACCAGCTGATCGTGTTATTGATATCGGGACCGGTTCTGGTGTATTGGCAATTGGAGCAGCTTTACTGTCCGCTAAAGAAGTGTATGCACTGGATTTAGATGAAGTGGCAGTCAGATCTGCGAATATCAACGTCAAATTAAATAAAGTTCAAGATGTTGTGACGGTAGAAGAAGGCAATTTGACGGATAAAATTGATCAACCAGGTGACGTAGTGGTTGCTAATATTTTGGCGGAAGTCATTATGTCATTTACAGATGATGCATTTAAGATTGTTAAATCAGGTGGAGTCTATATTACATCAGGCATCATCTCGGCGAAAAAAAATGATGTAAAAGCGGCTCTGGAAGCATCTGGCTTTGTTATTGAAGATGTTATGATGATGGAAGACTGGGTTACCATCATTTCAAAAAAACCGGAATAACGAGGTGCCACGATGCAACGATATTTTATAGAAGGTGAAATTCCTGAAAATCGAATAGTGGCAATAACTGGCGATGATGCAAAGCACATCGCCAAAGTTATGCGTCAAACTGTTGGGGGCAACTTGATCGTTGTTATCGAAGACCAAGCGTACCAAGCAGAAATTGTATCAGCAGATTTTGATGTAGAAGTTGAAATTAGAAACAGAATAGAAGTGCAAGTAGAGCTTCCGAAAAAA carries:
- the dnaJ gene encoding molecular chaperone DnaJ, which codes for MNKRDYYEVLGVSKSASKEEIKKAYRTLSKKFHPDINKDADASEKFQEVKDAYEVLSDDQKRAQYDQFGHQDPNQGFGGGAEGFGFDDIFSTFFGGGARRRDPNAPRKGDDLQYSMTIDFMDAVFGKEAEVEIPKDETCDTCDGSGAKPGTKKKTCPYCEGSGQTNVTQDTPFGRMVNRRTCQHCEGSGQIIEEKCPTCRGQGRVRKVNKIKVTIPAGVDDGQQLRVTGQGGPGINGGPAGDLYVVFRVKPHKQFQREGDDIYLEISVTYPQAALGDEIEVPTISGKVKLKIPAGTQSGARFRLKGKGVKNVHGYGTGDQHIIVRIKTQTKLSEKQKQLLREFAEISGDIPEEHSSSLFAKIKRTIKGDS
- the prmA gene encoding 50S ribosomal protein L11 methyltransferase; its protein translation is MKWSELSIHTTNEAIEAVSNIMHEAGASGVVIEDSEDLTKEREDRFGEIYSLDPEDFPVDGVILKAYLPVNSFLGETVEAIKLAINNLVTFDINLGKNEVTISEVNEEEWATAWKKYYHPVKISKRFTIVPTWETYNPVSSDELIIELDPGMAFGTGTHPTTVMSLQALEKMVKPADRVIDIGTGSGVLAIGAALLSAKEVYALDLDEVAVRSANINVKLNKVQDVVTVEEGNLTDKIDQPGDVVVANILAEVIMSFTDDAFKIVKSGGVYITSGIISAKKNDVKAALEASGFVIEDVMMMEDWVTIISKKPE